The following proteins are co-located in the Sporolactobacillus pectinivorans genome:
- a CDS encoding NAD(P)H-dependent oxidoreductase, translating into MQTIDKEQVKEQIIKAFQFRHACKKFDSARKISDEDFNFILETGRLSPSSFGLEPWKFVVVQNKDLRKKLEGPAWGAVEKLKTASHFVLILSRKADSLAAHSEHVQHMLKDIQKLPDDVDKMMTDAIDNFQKSDFDLTGNDRVFFEWGCRQDYIPLANMMTAAAEIGIDSCPMEGFDKQKVEQVLKDEGVIKGDTYGIASMAAFGYRAEEPHHAKTRQPLNDVVEWIN; encoded by the coding sequence ATGCAGACTATTGATAAAGAGCAGGTCAAGGAACAGATTATAAAAGCTTTTCAGTTCAGGCACGCCTGTAAAAAGTTTGATTCGGCGAGGAAAATCAGTGACGAAGATTTTAACTTTATACTTGAAACAGGTCGCTTGTCGCCCAGTTCTTTCGGCTTGGAACCTTGGAAGTTTGTTGTTGTACAGAATAAAGATTTGCGCAAAAAGCTGGAAGGTCCGGCATGGGGCGCCGTTGAAAAGCTGAAAACCGCCAGCCATTTTGTTCTGATTCTCTCCAGAAAAGCAGATTCGCTGGCCGCTCATTCCGAGCACGTGCAGCATATGCTGAAAGATATTCAGAAACTACCTGATGATGTAGACAAAATGATGACTGACGCTATCGATAATTTTCAGAAATCAGATTTTGATCTGACCGGCAATGACCGTGTATTTTTCGAATGGGGATGCCGGCAGGATTACATCCCGCTGGCAAACATGATGACCGCCGCGGCGGAAATCGGAATCGATTCCTGTCCGATGGAAGGTTTCGACAAGCAGAAAGTAGAGCAGGTGCTGAAAGACGAGGGTGTCATTAAAGGCGACACATACGGTATTGCCTCCATGGCCGCTTTTGGTTATCGCGCCGAAGAACCGCATCATGCGAAAACAAGGCAGCCCTTGAATGACGTTGTTGAGTGGATCAACTAA
- a CDS encoding GNAT family N-acetyltransferase, giving the protein MFLYKVDEAISLRLIDLKDAEQIFELVDQSRTHLRTWMAWVDGTSSAEDIRAFLQGTMEGYAEHRNLTTVILYHEEIAGTAGYNSINWSNKTAYIGYWLGEKFQGKGIMTKAVKALTDYAFHELNLNKVEIRAASANRRSRNIPERLGFVNEGCIRQAEWLYSHYVDHVVYGMLAGEWETKKIEYK; this is encoded by the coding sequence ATGTTCTTATATAAAGTCGATGAAGCCATTTCATTAAGACTAATCGATTTAAAGGACGCAGAGCAGATTTTCGAACTGGTTGATCAATCGAGAACTCATTTAAGAACATGGATGGCCTGGGTGGACGGCACCTCAAGCGCAGAAGATATACGCGCATTCCTCCAGGGGACCATGGAGGGTTATGCTGAACACCGGAATCTGACGACAGTTATTCTGTACCACGAGGAAATTGCCGGGACTGCCGGATACAATAGTATCAATTGGTCAAACAAAACGGCGTATATCGGCTATTGGCTTGGCGAGAAATTCCAAGGCAAAGGCATTATGACTAAAGCGGTCAAGGCGCTGACTGATTATGCCTTTCACGAACTGAACTTGAACAAGGTTGAGATCCGGGCAGCTTCCGCAAACAGGAGAAGCAGAAATATTCCAGAACGGCTCGGCTTTGTTAACGAAGGATGCATCCGGCAGGCTGAATGGCTCTATAGCCACTATGTCGATCATGTGGTATATGGAATGTTGGCGGGTGAGTGGGAAACCAAAAAGATTGAATACAAATGA
- a CDS encoding glucose-1-dehydrogenase → MYPDLSGKVAVVTGGSKGIGNAIARRLSEEKMSVVINYNHDRCGAEETAESLRKAGGNAVAIRADVGTEKGARALLNAAIEHFDTLDVWINNAGIEKQSPTHKLSLEDWNRIINVNLTGVFLGSRTAIKYFLNQRKKGNIINMSSVHQRIPWPTFAHYAASKGGVRLFSETIALEYAKNGIRVNGIAPGAINTPINAEKFSDPNQKQSTLDLIPIDYIGKPEEVAAVAAWLASGESGYVTGATIFVDGGMSLYPEFEEGQG, encoded by the coding sequence ATGTATCCGGATTTATCAGGGAAAGTAGCCGTTGTTACCGGCGGATCAAAAGGGATCGGAAATGCGATTGCCAGGCGCCTGTCAGAAGAAAAAATGTCGGTAGTTATTAACTATAATCACGATCGCTGCGGTGCCGAAGAGACGGCCGAAAGTTTGAGAAAAGCGGGCGGAAATGCGGTAGCCATTCGGGCGGATGTTGGGACGGAAAAAGGGGCGCGTGCGCTGCTCAATGCAGCCATCGAACACTTCGATACTCTGGATGTTTGGATTAATAATGCCGGTATAGAAAAACAGTCGCCTACACATAAATTGAGTCTTGAAGACTGGAACAGGATTATTAATGTGAATCTGACCGGTGTTTTTCTTGGGTCGAGGACAGCCATCAAATATTTTTTAAACCAGAGAAAGAAAGGGAACATCATTAACATGTCGTCCGTGCATCAAAGGATCCCGTGGCCGACTTTCGCCCATTATGCGGCAAGCAAGGGCGGAGTTCGTCTGTTTAGTGAGACCATTGCACTTGAATATGCAAAAAACGGGATTCGGGTGAATGGTATTGCACCGGGAGCCATTAATACACCGATTAACGCGGAAAAATTTTCAGACCCGAACCAAAAACAAAGTACCCTGGATCTTATTCCGATTGATTATATCGGTAAACCGGAAGAAGTGGCAGCAGTTGCCGCTTGGCTGGCGTCGGGTGAATCCGGCTATGTGACCGGAGCGACGATTTTCGTTGATGGCGGTATGTCGCTGTATCCCGAATTTGAGGAAGGGCAGGGATGA
- the trpB gene encoding tryptophan synthase subunit beta yields MSSQSSALAAEGKFGDFGGSYVPEALQEVLSKIDREFEKCKKDPEFQKEFYYYLKEYVGRENPLTFAKNLTERCGGARIYLKREDLNHTGAHKINNTIGQILLAKRMGAKRIIAETGAGQHGVATATVAALFGFPCTIYMGKYDTERQSLNVFRMELLGAKVVPVEKGQGRLKDAVDVALQDLVQNHENTYYLLGSAVGPHPYPSMVKYFQSVISEESKRQILEKEGKLPAAVLACVGGGSNAIGAFAHYIDEKGVRLIGVEPAEAASLAEGVPAIIHGFKCYALVDEHGIPKPTYSIAAGLDYPGVGPEHSYLKAIGREENVTVTGQEALEAFQTLSKVEGIIPALESSHAVAYAMKLAPTLPKDESIIVNLSGRGDKDVRQVFEMLKNK; encoded by the coding sequence ATGAGCAGTCAGAGCAGTGCCTTGGCAGCAGAGGGTAAGTTTGGGGATTTCGGAGGCAGCTACGTTCCTGAAGCGTTGCAGGAAGTGCTGTCCAAGATCGACAGGGAATTTGAGAAATGTAAGAAAGATCCTGAATTTCAAAAAGAATTTTACTATTATCTGAAAGAATATGTGGGGCGTGAGAATCCGCTGACTTTCGCAAAGAATCTGACTGAAAGGTGCGGGGGAGCCAGAATCTATCTGAAAAGGGAAGATCTGAACCATACAGGGGCCCACAAGATTAACAACACCATCGGCCAGATTCTTTTAGCAAAAAGGATGGGTGCCAAGCGGATTATTGCTGAGACAGGGGCCGGACAGCACGGTGTCGCGACAGCGACAGTTGCTGCACTGTTCGGGTTTCCCTGCACGATTTACATGGGGAAATACGATACGGAACGCCAGTCACTAAATGTTTTCCGCATGGAGCTGCTCGGCGCAAAGGTTGTTCCGGTGGAAAAGGGCCAGGGCCGTTTAAAAGATGCGGTGGACGTTGCATTGCAGGATCTGGTTCAAAATCATGAGAATACGTATTATTTGCTTGGATCGGCAGTAGGTCCGCATCCGTATCCGTCAATGGTCAAATATTTTCAGTCGGTCATCAGTGAGGAGTCTAAGCGCCAGATTCTTGAAAAAGAAGGCAAGCTTCCGGCCGCTGTGCTCGCCTGTGTTGGTGGCGGAAGCAACGCGATCGGCGCATTTGCCCACTATATTGATGAAAAAGGTGTCCGCCTGATCGGTGTGGAACCGGCAGAGGCAGCCAGCCTGGCTGAAGGAGTTCCGGCAATTATTCATGGGTTCAAATGTTATGCGCTGGTAGATGAACACGGCATTCCGAAACCAACTTATTCTATTGCCGCCGGTCTTGATTATCCGGGCGTTGGTCCGGAACACAGCTATTTGAAAGCGATCGGACGCGAAGAGAACGTGACGGTGACCGGGCAGGAGGCCTTGGAAGCGTTCCAGACGCTTTCCAAAGTGGAAGGAATTATTCCAGCACTGGAAAGTTCCCACGCCGTCGCCTATGCGATGAAACTTGCGCCAACCCTGCCAAAAGACGAAAGCATTATCGTTAACCTTTCAGGCAGAGGCGACAAGGATGTTCGGCAGGTCTTTGAGATGCTGAAAAATAAATGA
- a CDS encoding GNAT family N-acetyltransferase: MEKDLKQVGLRAFDDVYELMKQSFPANEIRSYNQAKKLLEKPNYRVLVISEHDLNIGGFIAEWKFDKFRFIEHLATDPRIRGLGLGSKMMKSYLAHTDQPIVLEVETPVTELAVRRVHFYQRLGFAVSNFGYFQPDMQGTSTQPVSLKIMAYPDKITETDFKMFRKEIFQNVYGLAAESLATEYMNR; encoded by the coding sequence ATGGAGAAAGACTTAAAACAAGTTGGTCTGAGAGCGTTTGATGACGTCTATGAACTCATGAAACAGTCTTTCCCGGCTAATGAGATTCGCTCATATAATCAGGCAAAAAAACTGCTGGAAAAACCGAACTATAGAGTACTGGTCATTTCAGAACACGATCTGAACATCGGCGGGTTTATTGCCGAATGGAAATTTGATAAGTTCCGGTTTATTGAACATCTTGCTACCGATCCACGGATTAGAGGGCTTGGACTTGGTTCAAAAATGATGAAAAGTTATCTGGCTCATACAGATCAACCAATCGTTCTTGAGGTGGAAACACCGGTAACGGAACTCGCCGTCCGAAGGGTTCACTTCTACCAGCGCCTGGGATTTGCAGTTAGTAATTTTGGCTATTTTCAACCAGACATGCAGGGAACATCCACTCAACCTGTATCATTGAAGATTATGGCCTATCCGGATAAAATCACAGAAACAGATTTTAAAATGTTCAGGAAAGAAATTTTTCAAAATGTGTACGGTTTAGCTGCGGAATCACTTGCGACGGAGTATATGAATCGTTAA
- a CDS encoding heavy metal-binding domain-containing protein codes for MLVVTTENITGYKVTEVKGEVFGLIVRSRGLGGNIMAGLRSLAGGEIHEYTKMLEDARQQAIDRLISNAESKGANAVVMMRFDSSEIGQNMSEVLAFGTAVVIEKE; via the coding sequence ATGCTCGTGGTGACAACAGAAAATATTACCGGTTATAAGGTCACAGAAGTTAAAGGTGAAGTTTTCGGACTGATTGTCAGAAGCCGGGGCCTGGGCGGAAACATTATGGCTGGTCTCAGAAGCCTGGCCGGCGGAGAAATACACGAATATACAAAAATGCTTGAAGACGCGCGCCAGCAGGCGATTGACCGTCTGATTTCAAATGCCGAATCTAAAGGTGCCAACGCTGTCGTCATGATGCGGTTCGATTCGAGTGAAATCGGACAAAACATGAGTGAAGTTCTGGCATTCGGCACCGCCGTCGTGATTGAAAAAGAATAA
- a CDS encoding DJ-1/PfpI family protein, whose product MRSQKWRVGILLFDDVEVLDFAGPFEVFSVTSTKKEQKPFEVTTVSETGEMVAARNGLRVQPDYSFENAPQFDILVVPGGAGARNREINNERVIQWIANEMKSVRLMTSVCTGALLLAKAGLLENRKCTTHWASLKRLKEEFPGTKVQQGVKFVDEGDIITSGGISAGINMAFHIVGKLLDQEVVQETARRMEYDLC is encoded by the coding sequence ATGAGAAGTCAGAAATGGCGTGTGGGCATCCTGCTTTTCGATGATGTCGAGGTACTGGACTTTGCAGGTCCGTTTGAAGTTTTTTCAGTCACTTCAACAAAAAAAGAACAAAAGCCTTTCGAAGTGACGACCGTTTCCGAAACAGGGGAGATGGTTGCGGCGCGGAATGGACTGAGGGTGCAGCCGGACTACAGTTTTGAAAATGCGCCGCAGTTCGATATTCTCGTCGTTCCCGGCGGAGCGGGGGCAAGGAACAGAGAAATCAATAACGAGCGGGTTATTCAGTGGATTGCTAATGAAATGAAAAGTGTTCGGCTCATGACGTCAGTGTGCACGGGTGCTTTGCTGCTGGCTAAGGCGGGACTTCTGGAAAACAGAAAATGTACAACCCACTGGGCAAGCCTGAAACGCCTGAAAGAAGAGTTTCCCGGCACCAAAGTTCAGCAGGGTGTTAAATTTGTTGATGAAGGAGATATCATTACTTCCGGAGGCATTTCGGCCGGTATCAACATGGCATTTCACATCGTTGGCAAGCTGCTGGATCAAGAAGTTGTCCAGGAAACAGCGAGAAGAATGGAGTATGATCTGTGTTAA